Within the Eucalyptus grandis isolate ANBG69807.140 chromosome 1, ASM1654582v1, whole genome shotgun sequence genome, the region TCCTCATAACTTGATCCCTTGCTCCTCAGCAGATCTGGAGTCAAGTCATTCAGCAGATAGCAATACCTGGAAATGAGCTTATCAgtttaaatttgagaaaaaagaataaatgatgAATATCTTTCGCGCCAGATAACATGTAAAGTATTACCCGAACCAAAACGTTAGTATTCAATTCTAGACACCCACAGGAAATATAACAGAAGTTGTGTAAGGAAGAAAAGGATTAAAGCGCTGCTCCACTTTGTCTCATGTTGTGCATTGAAGGAAATTAAAGATTGTTCAAACTTCACCTTATTCTgttttatgaaatgaaaatgcttATGGACTGCTCTGATCTTATTTTGACTTAAATGTAAGTGTCAATGGTATGCTGTTATTGTTGGCGTTCTTCTATATCTCTAATGCAAGTTAACAATTTCCCAACAATGTCTCATTAAATAACACTACAAAAAGGGCAAAGAGCGTATCAACTTCAAAAGAAAGCCTGTAACTGTCAGTTTTCCCATATTCAAACCTTTTTGAGGATAAagatgttcatttttttttttttttaaattataagaTAAAGAACATAAACAACTCACTGTTGAAGCTTTGCTATTAGTTTCTCGAGATCCCAACTTTCCACTGGAGCATCAGGACCAACGTTTGCCTATAAGTGAAAAGCAGTCTTAAAAAACAATATATAATAAGACAAAAAACATGAAACGAATGATGGTATCCCCAGGGTACAAAGGGTTCAAACAGTTCACCTCTAAGATGTCATCCATTGTCAACTCAGCATATTCAATAATTAGAGATTGAAGATCATCAGATTCAAGCGCTCTTCTTCTTTCTGCATATACACGGTCTCTTTGGCTATTTAGCACTTCATCAAACTCAAACAATTGCTTCCTGATATCGAAAAAGTAGTTCTCCACTTTCCGTTGAGCTTCATCGAGTGCTTTCGTTAGCATTTTTGACTCTATTGGTAAGTCTTCAACTCTAAAAGCTCTCATCAAACCCTACACAATAAGAAAAATGCTTCAACGAGGATACTTTGTCGCAGGAGATATATCAGGACTCATTTACACTACTTTTTTAAACCTGAATTCTATCTCCTCCAAAAATCCGGAAGATGTTGTCTTCTAGACTGAGGAAGAATCGAGAACTTCCAGGATCCCCTTGTCGTCCACTTCGACCCCGCAGCTGTCAGCAAAATCCTACTTATTTTATTGTGGCAGAAGAAACTACAGGAGCtctaacataaaaaatatatattttcacgaATATGACCTGATTATCAATTCGTCGTGATTCATGCCGTTCTGTTCCTACCACATGAAGGCCTCCAGCTTGCACTACCTACAAACCAATCAAGTGGAAAGAGACTAATCAGGCAGAGAAAAAGTACAGCACACGAAACCTTTTCTCCAGAGGAGCTAACAGACCTTCTGTCTTTCTTCCTCAGTGTAGACCTTGAATTCTTTTGCAATTTCCCGAAAAGCACTTCTTAGCTTTGCTATGACTTCATCCTGTGCAGGACCCTATAAAGTACAATAATAGGTCGATCTTGTTAAAGATTCTCTGACTGTTAAAGTGCTAACTGAAAGGAAAGTAAGAATCTCACtgactaaaaaagaaaaggaaacgaagaaagaagaaaaatgatatggCTAAATGAAAGGTCTCCAGATTCACATCTAGCACAGGACACTAATCCAACTGCTAATCATCTTGAGTCCCAGAGAAATGGCAAAAAGTCACGACAGCTTGTATCTCGAAGCAAACAAATATCTTGGATACAAACAACCAAAACAAGATTAAGCAATTTAAGAAAAGGAGGTTAGAAAATGTCAGTAGGTATCATCATATGTTAAATTTCCATGACTGTTATGATGCATCTAACCTAAGATGACAATTCCCTAAAGGTTGACAGTCCTTGGGATGGATTTTTGCAAGGAAGGAGAGAGCATCTGAAGTGAAAGGAAATCATCCATAACATGGTTTTAGAAGCTTTAGCAGCATAATAGGATTCACCACCTAACTATTACAAGCACTCCAGTTATATTCAATCAACTGATAGACAATTGATTAACTTCAGAGTTCATGAACTTCACCTTTTCACAAGCATAAGATAGACGCTCTTCTGCCTCAAGCTCTGTTAATGATCTCTGACCCCATGTATTCATTGCTAATTGCACAACTTCCTCAGCCAGTTGGGTATTTCTACTGGATAGCTCACAAGGGAAAATGTCTTCGTTGAcctggaaaattattttaccaAGAAATATCTTACAACGACACATCACAATAAAATTTCAAGAGTTCATCATCTAAATTAAAGATTAACATCACAGAAAAAGACCAACCTTCCATGTCTTTTTTGGAGGTGGCTTCTTCACTGATACAAAAACTCCTTCAACTGGTTTAACGACTCTGTACAATTTGCCATTGATCATTCAGAGGGACACCTGTCTGAGAATGTAGTACAGGATTGACTGATAGTAGAATGCATCTATATTGGACAGCATCCCTCATGCTGTGCAAGTAAAGAAAACAAGTGCTGGAAACCTTAAAACCACTAGGCAATGCTCTTCCACACCAAAATTGTGCATGTCACAAGCAAATTAATATTCAGAGAGCTACAGCTAAAACTGCCTCTCCTTGATTTCCAAATTGTTATAGAAATGCAATACCTCACATTAAACTCCTAGGACATATGTAAGTGCAACCCAAGATAAAACGCCCATGCATAAGAACTGCATGATTTCTAGCGGAAGGATCTAGCGCAAGCTCATTTGAAACATGTGCAGAAGAGTAAAAATAATACCACATAGAAGTGGATCTAATAGTGTAAACTATTTTATCAATGCTCAGGAAGTACCTAGGCATAAGCATTTCACGTAGCTTCAATCTTGCCATAAACTCAGCATTACCACCAAGGATTATATCTGTTCCACGACCAGCCATATTGGTGGCAATAGTAACTGCTCCAAGGCGACCACTTTGTGCAACaatttcagcttctctttccaCATTCTCTGGCTTTGCATTAAGGACCTTTCACAGACAAAATAGATACTAATATCAACAGAACTTGCACATCAAACTTAAAGGTCAAGTTTCAACATTTAAAACAAGAACGataatttaaagttaaaaaaataggataagaattgaacaaaaattttgaaaccACAGGATAGGTTAATTCTGACAGAACAGCATGTAGTATGATGATAATACAGCAAACCGCAGGAGGGTGTGCCTTGTGTGCTTAATAGTTAAAATCACaactttgtatttttcaaaCTGCCACATGGATATAAAACACATTTCACACtagagataaagtaaaatagtTCATTTCCAGAGTAAGAGAATTTAAGGTTGCGGAAAAACAGGTATATGCGCCAATAACTGCCAGAGTAAAAGAAGTTACGAGCTCAAAAGCAGCTTTGCCAGCAATTGAGTTCAAGCCAGTTTACTCTGACTTTCTAAGATGTAACATTGAATTTCAATGCATAATTCTGGGCTAGAAGTGTTCTGAAATAAACATCGTACAGCTAAAATCACAGCCACGTGGTGAGTGCAGAGctctaaaaaccaaaaaatgaacCTGAATAGGCTTCAGTATATCCTCTGTTCTACTTGCTGGAGATGTTAATTATTGTGGTTCAATCTCTATGATGCTTTTTTCAAACTCAGACAGGGGCTGAGGTTTCTAGAGCACCAAAGATGGAAGTTTAGTTCAACTTCCCCCCCAAATAACATGTGAGTCCTAAATAGACCATTCATACTCAGTAGGAAAAATAGAGTCCGTTTATTCCTTAAAGCACGGAACATCCCACCTCATGAGGAATCCCAACTTCTTTTAACTGCTCTGATAACGAATCACTTTGCTCGACACTGGTTGTCCCAACAAGCACAGGACGACCTGTCTTATACATTCTGGAAATTTCTACAACAACTGCTTGCCATTTTCCTGTGGTTGCCCTGAAAACAACATCAGATTCATCCTGAAGATGAAGCAAAAGGAAGGGGTAAGGTAAGGAATTTCATATGTACACTAATAATGGAAATCCACACAGATGGCTTTCATCCAAATGATCTACAGAAACCTAAGACTGATCTTATTCCCTCTTAACATACATGAGAACGCACACTTGAATTCTATATCGACCCTCTTATTCTAAAGAAGTTAAGCAATATATTGTCATTATGAACAAATGTCACCCTAAAAAAGGAGCACAAATGCATCACCATAACTAACCTTCCTAATCATTGGCTTGTTTGTCGGTACTATTGTAACTTTTAGCTTGTATATGCTCTCAAATTCTGCAGTTTCAGTTGCTGCAGTCCCAGTCATTCCACAAAGCTTTGGAAACTGGAGCAATAGAGAAGAAACACATGAATTTGACGAAAAAGGGTTAAGAGAGCCTCCTATACTGATCAAAGACTACCTGAAGAAAGAAGTTTTGGTAACTAATTGAAGCCAATGTAACAGTTTCATTTTGAATTGGCATCCCTTCTTTTGCTTCAACTGCTTGATGAAGTCCATCACTCCATCGTCTCCCctaataattaagaaaaaaaaaggcacctACAGTCAATTAGAGATCAGGAAAGTAATGAGTTATCTGCATCCCAACAGTTTCCTTAATTATTCTTTTACATAAATCGTAAAGGTCAATCTTTTTATCTCTTTAATCCCCATGATACTTCAAAGAAATGACCATGATAATAAGGTCACTCCAAATCATTACCTCAAGTGAAATAAGAAGGATTAATTCTTTCAGAAACCAAAATTGAGGAACTTTCAAAATTAAACCAGCAAAATGACATTCCATCCTGTCATCATCCGAGCCACATACATGTCAAGAAACTTGAATGTTAATTGCTTCTGTATAAGAAGAGGTTAAATGATGCCAAGAgattcaaaaaaggaaaaaaaaagaaaagaaaagaaagcgcCTATTTAATAACTCATGGACCATAATGTCCAAATATCTTAAGGAATGTCCAATGTGAACACATTTAGATCCTAGATCACATGACTTTCATTCCTCAATGATGTGACACTGAGAATGACAGTCTCTCTGAGAAATTCCTTAGCCAACATTGAGAAGAAAATAACTCATTTGCTTAGCTAAAGAGGAACCTTGATCAAAATATTACCTGCATGACCCGACCAGTAAACTCATCCACTATGAGCACCTCCTTGCCACGGATAATATAGTTCACATCTCTAAGAAACAGCTCTTTAGCTTTTATTGCATTTAGAATGTAGAGCGCCCACTGTTCCCGTGGGTCATACAAATCTTTCACTTCTAGAATTTCTTCAGCGTCCTCATAACCCTGCTCTGTCAGAAGGACAGTCTTTTGCTTCTCATCGACCTGTATTACTA harbors:
- the LOC104434338 gene encoding protein translocase subunit SECA1, chloroplastic; the protein is GPAASPFLGSPALRRLKFEARAPSSGSNGRGQVRAMASLGGLLGGIFKGGDTGESTRQQYAGTVSVINGLEAEISALSDSDLRDRTSVLKQRAQRGESLDSLLPVSHLLLSEASKRVLGLRPFDVQLIGGMVLHKGEIAEMRTGEGKTLVAILPAYLNALSGKGVHVVTVNDYLARRDCEWVGQVPRFLGLKVGLIQQNLTSEQRRESYLCDITYVTNSELGFDYLRDNLATSIEELVLRGFNYCVIDEVDSILIDEARTPLIVSGPAEKPSDRYYKAAKVAAAFERDIHYTVDEKQKTVLLTEQGYEDAEEILEVKDLYDPREQWALYILNAIKAKELFLRDVNYIIRGKEVLIVDEFTGRVMQGRRWSDGLHQAVEAKEGMPIQNETVTLASISYQNFFLQFPKLCGMTGTAATETAEFESIYKLKVTIVPTNKPMIRKDESDVVFRATTGKWQAVVVEISRMYKTGRPVLVGTTSVEQSDSLSEQLKEVGIPHEVLNAKPENVEREAEIVAQSGRLGAVTIATNMAGRGTDIILGGNAEFMARLKLREMLMPRVVKPVEGVFVSVKKPPPKKTWKVNEDIFPCELSSRNTQLAEEVVQLAMNTWGQRSLTELEAEERLSYACEKGPAQDEVIAKLRSAFREIAKEFKVYTEEERQKVVQAGGLHVVGTERHESRRIDNQLRGRSGRQGDPGSSRFFLSLEDNIFRIFGGDRIQGLMRAFRVEDLPIESKMLTKALDEAQRKVENYFFDIRKQLFEFDEVLNSQRDRVYAERRRALESDDLQSLIIEYAELTMDDILEANVGPDAPVESWDLEKLIAKLQQYCYLLNDLTPDLLRSKGSSYEELQGYLRLRGQEAYMQKREIVEKQAPGLMTEAEKFLILSNIDRLWKEHLQALKFVQQAVGLRGYAQRDPLIEYKLEGYNLFLDMMAQIRRNVIYSIYQFQPVLVKKDEDRSQNGTTGKPTTNGRSSGKPDPVGVESSSSAASPQASA